In Sphingobacterium thalpophilum, a genomic segment contains:
- a CDS encoding S41 family peptidase: protein MTNTKLFLIFCLVFFVRPIYGQITCNCSQALKQLIVKIESEYPGFPEKTKQNKDLYQAKKNILTKKSLLVSNGSCMGLLQEYLDFFQDEHIVLDDLSKKKNAPQTSTENPKAEPEEEISSKSISPDIFYIKISSFGYENIAPFKELIEKNKEKIESSKGLIIDVRNNGGGTDDVYQPLLPYILTNPIRIMSVEFFATQTLVNGLRDYAIKNIKQDSLNEVKRIDEDLREYRENIGKFVLYGDKKVIIDTIAINKKSPQQVIILANRNVASSAENFLFSSRQSKKVKIMGTPSMGALDYGSIREFKFGCDNYQLLLPTYRSTRLPQYPIDNIGIHSPISIWMNPFQTGSILRCVTSMNNQ, encoded by the coding sequence ATGACCAATACCAAATTATTCCTCATCTTTTGTCTTGTTTTCTTTGTTCGACCAATATATGGTCAAATCACCTGCAACTGTTCACAGGCACTTAAGCAATTAATTGTAAAAATAGAGAGCGAGTACCCTGGTTTTCCAGAAAAAACCAAGCAGAATAAGGACCTGTACCAAGCTAAAAAAAATATATTGACGAAGAAAAGCTTGCTGGTTTCAAATGGAAGCTGTATGGGACTTTTGCAGGAATATCTTGACTTCTTCCAGGATGAACACATTGTCTTAGATGATCTTTCCAAAAAGAAAAATGCTCCACAGACAAGTACCGAAAACCCAAAGGCAGAACCAGAAGAGGAAATAAGTTCAAAATCGATCAGTCCCGATATATTTTATATTAAGATCTCAAGCTTCGGGTACGAAAACATAGCCCCTTTCAAAGAGCTGATCGAAAAAAACAAAGAAAAGATCGAAAGCAGTAAAGGACTTATTATAGATGTACGAAACAATGGTGGTGGAACGGACGATGTATACCAGCCCCTATTGCCCTATATCTTAACTAACCCGATCCGGATTATGAGTGTTGAGTTTTTTGCGACACAAACCTTAGTCAATGGGTTGCGTGATTATGCCATCAAGAATATCAAGCAGGATTCTCTGAATGAAGTAAAAAGAATTGACGAAGATCTGCGGGAATACAGGGAGAATATCGGAAAATTTGTACTGTATGGTGACAAGAAGGTGATCATAGATACGATTGCTATTAATAAAAAAAGTCCGCAACAGGTCATTATCCTAGCCAATAGAAATGTAGCCAGTTCAGCGGAGAATTTTTTATTCAGTTCCCGCCAGAGCAAAAAAGTAAAAATCATGGGAACCCCGAGTATGGGTGCCCTTGACTATGGCTCTATACGTGAGTTCAAATTTGGTTGCGACAACTACCAGCTCCTTTTGCCAACCTACCGATCTACCCGTTTACCGCAATATCCGATTGACAATATAGGTATACACAGCCCGATATCTATATGGATGAATCCATTTCAGACTGGATCAATTTTGCGGTGCGTTACATCAATGAATAATCAATAA
- a CDS encoding DKNYY domain-containing protein — protein sequence MKNILKMGIISALIGLLFSCKEQVNPLSEDYYKKSGAIYFIPGGNGFERGSRKMVADLASFAVIKEVYARDKDHVYFMGCPQELVDVKTFQLKNNIPIDQEHVFKFEGFASATSTCSQNQLTIIERADPATYTTLYHQLPALAKDKAHYFYRYQPLNVDYASFNVVNSNFVKDKNQLFVVTDKAILPLHYKTENVKAFNIAYLLLNDRILLYYEPYQNIGIREIELPSSNNIKFLNEKMVIIDQLVIISGKKFGYSEVDADSFELLEGANGKVLWSRDKNHVYYEQQLFAEADPKTFEVLKFAVAKDANHIFIGNKIFNGPDVKSFRKVDKSRVNHDFEDDLGNKYWYQTNKGEVILVPVTKK from the coding sequence ATGAAAAATATCTTAAAAATGGGAATAATAAGTGCTTTGATAGGCCTGCTCTTTTCCTGCAAAGAGCAAGTGAATCCTTTGTCTGAAGATTACTACAAAAAGAGCGGTGCGATTTATTTTATACCGGGCGGAAACGGCTTTGAACGAGGTTCGAGAAAGATGGTTGCCGATCTGGCAAGTTTTGCTGTGATCAAAGAGGTCTATGCCCGCGATAAAGATCACGTCTATTTTATGGGATGCCCGCAAGAGCTGGTCGATGTAAAGACATTTCAACTGAAAAACAACATTCCAATCGATCAGGAGCATGTATTCAAGTTTGAAGGTTTTGCTTCGGCTACTTCAACGTGTAGCCAAAATCAGCTCACCATTATCGAAAGAGCAGATCCTGCAACTTATACAACATTATATCATCAACTTCCAGCACTAGCTAAAGATAAAGCACATTACTTTTATAGGTATCAACCGCTGAACGTCGACTATGCTTCATTCAACGTAGTTAACAGTAATTTTGTAAAAGATAAAAATCAGCTTTTCGTAGTAACAGACAAAGCGATTCTTCCGCTCCACTATAAAACAGAGAACGTTAAGGCTTTCAATATAGCCTATCTACTACTGAATGACCGAATACTGCTCTACTACGAGCCTTATCAAAACATCGGCATACGGGAGATCGAACTTCCCTCGTCAAACAACATAAAATTCCTCAATGAGAAAATGGTAATCATTGACCAATTGGTGATTATCTCGGGTAAGAAATTTGGATACTCAGAGGTTGATGCAGATAGCTTCGAGCTATTGGAAGGGGCAAATGGAAAAGTCCTGTGGTCGCGCGACAAAAATCATGTCTATTACGAGCAACAATTATTTGCCGAAGCAGATCCGAAAACCTTCGAGGTTCTCAAGTTCGCTGTAGCGAAAGATGCGAACCACATTTTCATTGGAAATAAAATATTCAATGGCCCTGATGTAAAAAGCTTCAGAAAGGTTGATAAGTCGCGAGTAAACCATGATTTCGAAGATGACCTGGGCAACAAATACTGGTACCAAACCAACAAAGGGGAGGTTATTTTGGTTCCGGTTACTAAAAAGTGA
- a CDS encoding RNA polymerase sigma-70 factor, translating into MSELLIASLKQGDHFAMEQIFNLYWEAIFDAAFKKIGDENVAQDITQEIFISLWENREQVIISGGLAAYLHGAVKFKVINHFRNTIVKDGYKAELATLMNQQYADSADDLLILKDAQQKVEEALMQLPERMRLVVTMSRKQEKSIKEIASELNVSVQTVKNQITSAMKLLKKSLS; encoded by the coding sequence GTGAGCGAATTATTGATAGCATCATTAAAGCAGGGTGACCACTTTGCCATGGAACAGATTTTTAATCTGTATTGGGAAGCCATATTTGATGCAGCTTTTAAGAAAATAGGTGACGAAAATGTGGCTCAGGACATTACCCAGGAAATCTTCATTTCGCTTTGGGAAAACCGTGAACAGGTCATCATATCTGGTGGCCTTGCAGCCTATCTACATGGGGCTGTAAAATTCAAAGTAATCAACCATTTTCGGAATACAATAGTTAAAGATGGATACAAAGCCGAACTAGCGACTTTAATGAACCAACAATATGCAGATTCAGCAGACGATTTGCTGATCTTAAAAGATGCGCAACAAAAAGTTGAAGAAGCGTTGATGCAGCTTCCCGAACGTATGCGGCTGGTCGTCACAATGAGTCGCAAGCAAGAAAAATCAATCAAGGAAATTGCGAGCGAGCTGAATGTATCGGTACAAACCGTCAAGAATCAAATTACCTCGGCCATGAAACTGCTCAAAAAAAGCCTCTCTTAG
- a CDS encoding FecR domain-containing protein: MMEEKAKQLLQKYLNGEASAAEIKQVEDWYAQLDNASKKIPQERKAALREQLLANIQSGISEKESKRPSLLYSPVFKIAAAILMIASIGLLYWKVNNQPIAPSAQIVTTTLAGEHKKIVLADGSEIIMEPSSKISYPSTFKGNIREIALTEGEAFFAIAHDEQHPFQVQLASKLAVKVLGTSFRIKAYQASDQVEVTVATGKVAVQQQDKILGILTKNQSLCYSKETAQSSRSVVEKNTAVAIAFDGTNLQEVAKKLEYIYNIEIILKDTSLSALKTTATFNSTQSPAEILDIICSLHHLKYRTIEKDKIFKIQK, translated from the coding sequence ATGATGGAAGAAAAAGCTAAGCAGCTACTGCAAAAATATTTAAATGGAGAGGCCAGCGCCGCCGAGATTAAACAAGTCGAAGATTGGTACGCCCAACTGGATAACGCATCAAAAAAAATTCCGCAGGAACGCAAAGCAGCCTTGCGCGAACAATTATTGGCCAATATCCAGTCCGGTATTTCAGAAAAGGAAAGTAAACGACCTTCCCTGCTGTACTCACCTGTATTCAAAATAGCGGCCGCTATTTTAATGATTGCTTCCATAGGACTTCTTTATTGGAAAGTAAATAATCAACCTATCGCACCATCTGCGCAGATCGTCACAACAACCCTTGCAGGTGAACATAAAAAGATTGTATTGGCAGATGGTTCGGAAATTATCATGGAACCATCTTCAAAAATCAGCTATCCAAGTACATTCAAGGGAAATATCCGTGAAATAGCACTTACCGAGGGGGAAGCCTTCTTTGCTATTGCCCACGACGAACAACACCCATTTCAGGTACAGCTTGCATCCAAGCTAGCGGTTAAAGTATTGGGTACCTCCTTTCGGATAAAAGCTTATCAGGCTTCCGACCAAGTCGAAGTCACCGTTGCTACCGGTAAGGTAGCGGTACAGCAACAAGATAAAATCTTGGGTATATTAACCAAAAACCAAAGTCTATGTTACAGCAAAGAAACCGCTCAATCTTCGCGTAGCGTGGTCGAAAAAAACACAGCTGTCGCCATAGCGTTTGATGGAACAAACCTCCAAGAGGTCGCAAAAAAACTGGAATATATCTACAACATTGAAATTATCTTAAAGGATACATCGCTTTCGGCCCTAAAAACAACAGCCACCTTCAATAGCACACAAAGTCCAGCCGAAATACTGGATATTATCTGCAGCCTGCATCACCTTAAGTACAGGACGATTGAAAAGGATAAAATATTTAAAATCCAAAAATAA
- a CDS encoding TonB-dependent receptor gives MKTPAFKREFSFYRIMKYPCIAFSITSVFCSSLMASPGMAQRLDKSSVNIKISKGEKLDVILHKIESLSGLHFVYNPDLLQERNTVLSGSFKTEPVRSLLNKLGINAVEKEDYVILNTQANLKADRIVTGFVRDTTGAAIVGVSVKVVGTQVGTTTDTKGAFRIEAGPQAVLSFSMVGFHSKDVSVGENEVINVTLSEERSTLSEVVVVGYGTQKKETLTGAIGVVSLDKLSSRSVNSVGEVLAGKSPGVIVTNEGGDPTSPPRINIRGAGGINGENVLYVIDGSIFLGTPQLNPNDIESISVLKDASAAIYGARASGGVVLITTKKGKKGQMQINVDAKIGQQSAWRKLKPLNAEQRAEVAATAAKNGGTTILPAFDPAKYPEGLVTKTNWMDEVFRNATLQDYNGAINGGNEKSNFYLSFNYRKAEGIVLNTKTQRYNFRINSEHQVTPWLKIGENLSYSSTNGNGANTSSDYTGALLSAIYYPTNGTPYNADGSFAGLPGPFPGDYGDIINPVAELMRIDINNPVNVLVVNPYANIQLAKGLTFRSNLSITKSNIRYKSFTPKRPEIGKPVLSNSLVERASDANDILAEQVLNYKTKFDHHQLDLTGGYSFQKTKSSYLNASGTGFDDESKQYRYLNNANTIQPSESGYGATALSSLFLRANYNYNEKYLLSLIGRRDASSIIPLKENRARYYYSTSAGWALHKEDFLKSVEWLNELKIRASYGKLGGLANLNPLDVNPLLIRADAYFGENPKLQNGYAQNVLPNMDMRWAESKQTNIGLDLGILNGLSLVADYFVKETNKMILTKPLPGTAGLSTQTINGGIVKDKGIELGLTYSSAKNKDFSYSINATLTKLTNNVQELAPGLNNIAVGTNFRNELAPLTITVGQPLYSYYVLKTDGIFQSQAEADNYKNANGQKIQPNAKAGDFKFVDIDGNGSIGPEDRYYAGSAYPDFSYGLSFNANYKNFDINIFAQGVQGNKLFNAIKRTTYSASGPSYNKLAGILDAWSPENPNGKVPIISSSDANGNFNASDFYIEDGSFLRIRNVTLGYTLPKSLTDRYKLGNVRVYATTNNLFTFTKYTGFDPEIGMDNNGLDVGRYPQARSFIFGLNVNF, from the coding sequence ATGAAAACACCTGCATTCAAAAGAGAATTCTCTTTTTATCGGATCATGAAGTATCCCTGCATTGCATTTTCGATTACGTCGGTATTTTGCAGTTCACTAATGGCCTCACCCGGTATGGCCCAACGTTTGGACAAAAGCAGCGTAAACATCAAAATAAGCAAGGGCGAAAAACTCGATGTCATCCTCCACAAAATCGAGAGTCTTTCGGGCCTTCATTTTGTTTACAATCCTGATCTATTGCAAGAACGCAACACCGTCTTAAGCGGTAGTTTTAAAACCGAGCCTGTTCGCTCACTGTTGAATAAACTCGGAATCAATGCGGTAGAAAAGGAGGACTATGTGATCCTGAACACGCAAGCAAACCTCAAGGCAGACCGCATCGTGACAGGTTTTGTAAGAGATACAACAGGGGCTGCAATTGTAGGTGTTTCTGTAAAAGTAGTGGGTACGCAGGTAGGAACCACAACAGATACAAAGGGTGCATTTCGAATTGAGGCTGGACCACAAGCCGTCCTTTCTTTTTCGATGGTCGGATTCCATTCTAAAGATGTTTCTGTTGGTGAAAATGAAGTTATCAATGTAACGCTAAGCGAAGAACGTTCGACCCTATCCGAAGTTGTTGTTGTTGGTTATGGAACCCAGAAAAAAGAAACATTAACAGGAGCTATAGGTGTGGTATCCCTTGATAAATTATCCTCACGCTCGGTAAACAGTGTCGGTGAAGTATTAGCCGGAAAATCTCCGGGTGTCATTGTGACAAACGAAGGTGGCGATCCGACATCGCCCCCACGTATCAATATTCGGGGTGCTGGTGGTATCAATGGTGAAAATGTACTTTACGTTATTGACGGTTCGATTTTCTTAGGTACTCCACAATTAAATCCCAACGACATTGAGTCTATTTCCGTATTAAAGGATGCTTCTGCAGCTATCTATGGTGCGAGAGCTTCTGGTGGTGTGGTATTGATCACCACAAAAAAAGGAAAAAAAGGACAGATGCAAATTAATGTTGATGCCAAGATCGGCCAGCAAAGTGCATGGCGTAAATTAAAACCTTTAAACGCCGAACAACGTGCCGAGGTCGCTGCAACAGCTGCAAAAAATGGTGGGACAACCATTTTACCAGCTTTCGATCCGGCTAAATATCCAGAAGGTTTAGTAACCAAAACAAACTGGATGGATGAGGTATTTAGAAACGCGACATTGCAAGATTACAATGGTGCAATTAATGGCGGAAATGAAAAATCAAATTTTTACTTAAGTTTCAATTACCGCAAAGCAGAAGGTATTGTACTCAATACGAAAACGCAGCGTTACAACTTCAGGATAAACTCAGAGCATCAAGTTACACCATGGTTAAAAATAGGTGAAAATCTTTCCTATAGCAGTACCAACGGAAATGGTGCTAATACAAGCAGCGACTATACAGGAGCGCTATTGTCGGCCATTTATTATCCAACCAATGGAACACCTTATAATGCCGATGGCAGTTTTGCGGGTCTTCCGGGTCCTTTCCCTGGTGACTATGGTGATATCATCAACCCTGTTGCAGAATTAATGCGCATCGATATAAACAATCCGGTCAATGTCCTGGTTGTGAATCCATACGCCAACATCCAGTTGGCAAAAGGCTTAACTTTTAGATCCAACTTAAGCATTACAAAATCGAACATTAGATATAAAAGCTTTACACCAAAACGTCCTGAAATAGGTAAACCCGTTTTGAGCAATAGTCTGGTGGAAAGAGCGAGTGACGCAAATGATATCCTTGCCGAACAAGTCCTAAATTATAAAACCAAATTTGACCATCATCAACTTGATTTGACCGGAGGTTATAGTTTTCAAAAAACCAAAAGTAGTTATTTGAATGCTTCAGGAACCGGCTTTGACGACGAATCCAAGCAATACAGATACCTGAATAACGCGAACACAATACAACCGTCGGAAAGTGGTTATGGAGCCACAGCACTTTCGTCTCTTTTCTTACGGGCAAACTATAATTACAATGAAAAATACTTACTATCCTTAATTGGTCGAAGAGATGCTTCATCCATCATTCCATTAAAAGAAAATAGAGCGCGCTACTATTATTCAACATCTGCCGGATGGGCTCTACACAAAGAAGATTTCTTGAAATCTGTAGAATGGTTAAACGAGCTTAAAATAAGAGCTAGTTACGGTAAATTGGGTGGTCTAGCCAACCTAAACCCACTGGATGTTAACCCTCTTCTTATTCGCGCCGATGCTTATTTCGGTGAAAATCCAAAATTACAAAATGGATATGCTCAGAATGTATTGCCCAATATGGATATGCGATGGGCTGAAAGCAAACAAACCAATATAGGTTTAGATCTTGGAATTCTGAATGGATTGAGCTTGGTAGCGGATTATTTTGTCAAAGAAACCAATAAGATGATCTTAACCAAACCTCTTCCGGGAACAGCGGGTTTGAGCACACAAACGATTAACGGTGGTATAGTAAAAGATAAAGGTATTGAACTGGGGCTAACATATAGTAGTGCTAAAAATAAAGATTTTTCGTACTCTATTAATGCGACCCTAACCAAATTGACCAACAACGTTCAAGAATTGGCCCCTGGATTGAACAATATCGCAGTAGGTACTAATTTTAGAAATGAGCTAGCTCCGTTGACAATTACTGTTGGCCAACCTCTTTACAGTTACTACGTATTAAAGACCGATGGTATCTTCCAGAGTCAGGCAGAAGCTGATAACTACAAAAATGCCAATGGACAAAAAATTCAACCCAATGCAAAAGCGGGCGATTTCAAATTTGTGGACATCGATGGGAATGGTTCGATCGGACCTGAAGATCGCTACTACGCCGGTAGTGCTTATCCTGATTTTTCTTACGGTCTGAGCTTCAATGCGAATTACAAAAACTTTGATATCAATATTTTTGCACAAGGTGTACAAGGGAATAAATTGTTTAATGCCATCAAAAGAACAACCTACAGCGCGAGCGGTCCTTCGTACAACAAATTAGCAGGAATCCTCGATGCATGGTCACCAGAAAACCCGAATGGGAAAGTGCCTATTATCTCAAGTTCAGACGCCAACGGAAACTTTAATGCATCAGATTTCTATATCGAAGATGGTTCTTTCCTTCGTATCCGAAATGTCACGTTAGGTTATACACTTCCAAAATCTTTGACTGACAGATATAAACTTGGAAATGTGAGAGTCTATGCGACTACGAACAACTTATTTACGTTTACAAAATACACTGGTTTTGATCCGGAAATTGGTATGGATAACAATGGACTTGATGTCGGACGCTACCCACAAGCCCGAAGCTTTATTTTCGGTCTAAATGTCAATTTTTAA
- a CDS encoding RagB/SusD family nutrient uptake outer membrane protein, producing the protein MKTNIKYLAIAAVALFASCEKQLDITPEGSPSAQNFWKTEQDAIKAEAGMYEKYNEEDYYGRGMFWFINASDDMVTGRNKPEADNIKNFNRNYIGGGYTESQWSMRYAIIKRANDIIINVPNITMDEARKKQIIGDAYFNAGLVYFQLAANYGNDNAGIPIVKPETDATVPVPRANNVNENYDYIASLFLKAAENLPYFSDMDTSDYGKAHKTAAWAYLSKVYLYKKDYTNAAKYADMVINSGKHDLLPNFVDVFKAANNWSKEYIWSVVCTPNGGGTGWGSKLPGVMLTNKAWGIYNGWGYYLPTKELYDSFESGDLRREATILKPGDKFQFFGNERTFTKDGGATSNYQFKKYMEPFSYKDPIPTHVNPNGDNGTTDLNVPLMRYAEVLLIKAEAAINLNGSGAGDTELNKIRKRAGLVTKSGMTLVDLKRERRNELAGEWADRHRDLVRWGDAQATYAKPLHDFDGTVIWPARNFNPQVHDVWAVPQREIDNSSGVIKQNPGW; encoded by the coding sequence ATGAAAACGAATATCAAATACCTTGCAATAGCAGCAGTAGCACTTTTTGCATCGTGCGAAAAACAGTTGGATATAACGCCTGAAGGTTCTCCTTCCGCGCAGAATTTTTGGAAAACCGAACAGGATGCCATCAAAGCGGAGGCTGGTATGTATGAAAAATACAATGAAGAGGATTATTATGGCCGCGGAATGTTTTGGTTTATTAATGCCAGTGACGACATGGTAACAGGGCGTAACAAACCGGAAGCCGATAATATCAAAAATTTCAACCGCAACTATATCGGTGGTGGTTATACCGAATCGCAATGGAGCATGCGCTATGCGATTATAAAAAGAGCTAACGATATTATTATCAATGTTCCCAATATAACCATGGATGAAGCGCGAAAAAAACAGATCATTGGCGATGCCTATTTCAATGCAGGTCTGGTTTATTTTCAATTGGCTGCAAACTATGGTAATGACAATGCTGGAATTCCGATCGTTAAACCTGAAACTGATGCAACCGTACCCGTACCCCGTGCTAACAATGTCAACGAGAACTATGATTACATTGCTTCTTTATTTCTAAAAGCTGCGGAGAACCTTCCCTATTTCTCAGACATGGATACCTCAGATTACGGTAAAGCGCACAAAACTGCGGCATGGGCCTATTTATCAAAAGTATACCTGTACAAAAAGGACTATACCAATGCGGCCAAATATGCAGATATGGTGATCAATTCGGGCAAACATGATTTACTGCCTAATTTTGTCGATGTGTTTAAAGCTGCCAACAACTGGTCCAAAGAATATATCTGGTCGGTAGTCTGTACGCCAAATGGTGGCGGTACTGGATGGGGAAGTAAGCTTCCTGGAGTTATGCTCACCAACAAGGCCTGGGGAATCTACAATGGCTGGGGCTATTATCTACCGACAAAAGAACTGTATGATTCTTTTGAATCTGGCGATCTACGCCGTGAAGCAACAATCTTGAAACCTGGAGACAAATTTCAGTTTTTCGGCAATGAACGCACTTTCACAAAAGACGGCGGCGCTACATCCAATTACCAATTCAAGAAATACATGGAGCCGTTTTCTTATAAAGACCCTATTCCAACACATGTCAATCCAAATGGAGATAACGGCACTACAGATCTAAATGTTCCATTGATGCGCTATGCCGAAGTACTATTGATCAAGGCTGAAGCCGCCATTAACTTAAATGGTTCCGGTGCTGGCGATACTGAATTAAATAAGATTAGGAAGCGGGCCGGTTTAGTCACAAAAAGTGGAATGACCCTTGTAGATTTAAAACGTGAGCGCCGCAATGAGCTTGCTGGTGAATGGGCAGACCGTCACCGTGATTTAGTTAGATGGGGTGATGCACAAGCTACCTATGCCAAACCTTTACACGATTTCGATGGTACGGTCATTTGGCCAGCTAGAAATTTCAATCCGCAAGTACATGACGTGTGGGCTGTTCCACAACGCGAGATCGACAACAGTTCCGGTGTCATTAAACAAAATCCAGGATGGTAA
- a CDS encoding alkaline phosphatase, which produces MVKNNKLMWLLFAGLSIQSVSAQQKLTANAGHSHNDYKQQIPLLEAYYAGMGSIEADVFYRNGELYVAHESSEIKPGKTLKKLYIDPLIAFFKENGNKPYAKPEQTLQLVIDIKENYEQVLSKLLADLKGNESVFDQQKNPSAIKIVVSGEIPPPEKFDNYPLMIYFDGRPEKDYTPAQLKHIGMISQDIKQYSVWNGKGTPTPPDLEKMKSVIDKAHKLGKPFRFWATKDSPNSWKELGHMGVDWINTDHPTALKNFYLNNAKVEYANPKAYIPYQPTYKNDGATSKVKNVILLIGDGMGLAQIQAGLSANFGQSNIINMKHIGLSRTEASNSDFTDSAAGGTALATGHKTNNRYIGVDADGKLLSAIPDTLAQHGIKSGIISAGDITDATPAAFYAHQIDRTMSQEIAADFKNSHVDILVGSRRESFLNNKDNTLMKQLTAKGYQLQQNLGDFEKATSGKQLVLLADSATRSILDGRGEMLKTSLSKTIELLSKNKNGFFIMAEGAQIDYGAHANDLPYVVTEQHDFDRLVGEALKFADQDGETLVIVTADHETGGLSLLDANYKKGTVRGNFSSDDHTNIMVPVFAYGPGAQNFIGIYNNTAVFKKIIQAFNLK; this is translated from the coding sequence ATGGTAAAAAACAATAAATTAATGTGGCTGCTATTTGCCGGCCTAAGCATTCAGTCAGTTTCTGCACAACAGAAACTGACTGCAAATGCAGGTCACAGCCACAATGATTACAAACAACAAATCCCGCTGTTGGAGGCTTACTATGCTGGAATGGGCTCTATCGAAGCGGACGTCTTCTATCGCAATGGAGAGCTTTACGTTGCCCATGAAAGCAGTGAGATCAAACCAGGGAAAACACTAAAAAAACTTTACATCGACCCTTTAATTGCCTTCTTTAAGGAGAACGGCAATAAACCTTATGCCAAACCTGAGCAAACCTTGCAGCTTGTGATTGATATTAAGGAAAATTACGAACAGGTATTGTCTAAATTGTTAGCCGATTTGAAGGGCAACGAATCTGTATTCGACCAGCAGAAAAATCCTTCCGCCATTAAAATTGTCGTCAGCGGTGAAATCCCACCGCCCGAAAAGTTCGACAATTATCCATTGATGATTTATTTTGATGGTAGGCCGGAAAAAGACTATACGCCGGCACAGCTCAAACATATTGGGATGATCAGTCAGGATATTAAGCAGTATTCTGTCTGGAATGGCAAAGGAACTCCCACTCCGCCCGACCTTGAAAAGATGAAATCTGTAATAGACAAAGCGCATAAATTAGGTAAACCCTTTCGTTTTTGGGCTACGAAAGATAGTCCCAATAGTTGGAAAGAGCTTGGTCACATGGGGGTAGACTGGATCAATACAGACCACCCTACTGCACTTAAGAATTTCTATTTAAACAACGCTAAAGTCGAATATGCAAATCCAAAGGCCTACATTCCCTATCAGCCAACCTATAAAAATGATGGTGCAACGAGCAAGGTCAAGAATGTTATTTTACTCATTGGTGATGGAATGGGCTTAGCCCAAATACAAGCAGGTTTAAGTGCCAATTTTGGTCAGTCCAATATTATCAATATGAAACATATTGGTCTTTCGCGCACCGAAGCATCCAACTCGGATTTTACCGACTCCGCTGCGGGCGGGACAGCTTTGGCTACTGGACATAAAACCAATAACCGTTACATTGGCGTGGATGCAGACGGTAAATTGTTGAGCGCTATTCCTGATACACTTGCTCAACACGGGATCAAAAGCGGTATAATCAGTGCGGGAGATATTACAGATGCCACTCCGGCTGCATTTTACGCACATCAGATCGATCGGACCATGTCACAGGAAATTGCGGCAGATTTCAAAAATAGCCATGTGGATATTCTCGTTGGATCCCGTCGCGAAAGCTTCCTCAACAACAAGGATAACACGCTGATGAAGCAACTGACGGCAAAAGGTTATCAGCTTCAGCAAAATTTAGGTGATTTTGAAAAAGCGACATCAGGCAAACAGCTCGTACTCCTGGCGGATTCTGCGACACGAAGTATACTCGATGGACGGGGAGAAATGCTAAAAACTTCCCTCTCAAAAACGATTGAGCTTTTGTCTAAAAATAAAAATGGCTTCTTTATCATGGCCGAGGGTGCACAAATTGACTATGGAGCCCATGCCAACGATCTTCCCTATGTTGTTACCGAACAACATGACTTTGATCGGCTTGTCGGGGAAGCCCTAAAATTTGCGGACCAAGATGGTGAAACACTCGTCATTGTCACTGCAGATCACGAAACTGGGGGACTTTCCCTGTTGGATGCCAATTATAAAAAGGGAACTGTTAGGGGCAATTTCAGTAGCGATGACCATACCAATATTATGGTACCTGTCTTTGCTTATGGACCAGGTGCGCAAAATTTTATTGGCATCTACAACAATACAGCAGTTTTTAAAAAGATTATCCAGGCCTTTAACTTGAAATAA